Genomic window (Marinobacter fonticola):
TTCCTAGCCTTCGAAACGCGGAGGCGTGGTTGCAACGGCATCAAACAAAAAGCCCGGCTCTTTTCAGCCGGGCTTTTTGCTGCCGGACGCTACCGAACAAGGCTGAAAAAAACAGCCTCATGTCCGGGCGACAGGCACCGCCATAGGCCGCGAGCGCCAGGATGACCAGGAGTAAAGCGCCAAGGCCGTCCAGATCAACGCAAAGCTCGCCAACTGAGCATGACTAAGCGGTTCGCCGAATATGAACAGGGCGATAAAGAACTGCAAGGTGGGGTTGATGTACATCAGAAAGCCGACCGTCGATAGACGCAAACGGCGGGCGGCACCGGCAAACGCCAGCAGCGGCAAGGCCGTGACTATACCGCTGGCGACGAGTAGCAATGTTGCCCGTCGATCCACTATAAAGTGGGACGCGCCTTCGACGTTCAGCCAGCTCAGAGCCAGCAAACCCACTGGCAGCAACAGCAGGGTTTCCACGAACAGCCCGGACAAACCATCCAGTTCGACCTGCTTGCGCAAGAGGCCGTAAGTACCAAAACTGACAGCCAGTACCAAGCTGATCCAGGGCACACTGCCCAGCAAGGCGAGCTGGACCAGGATCCCCACACCCGCCAAACCCACCGCCCATCCTTGCAGGCGGGCCATTTGCTCACGCAGCACCAGCATCCCCAAAGCCACATTGACCAGAGGTGTGAGGAAATAGCCCAA
Coding sequences:
- the rarD gene encoding EamA family transporter RarD, with amino-acid sequence MTGNTPEITKGVAFGVAAYTLWGCFPLFFALFEGVPAYEVLIHRIIWSSVFLAVVITVLRRWLPVRIAIAHPRKLWRVLACAVLIATNWGVYIYAVETRHVLQASLGYFLTPLVNVALGMLVLREQMARLQGWAVGLAGVGILVQLALLGSVPWISLVLAVSFGTYGLLRKQVELDGLSGLFVETLLLLPVGLLALSWLNVEGASHFIVDRRATLLLVASGIVTALPLLAFAGAARRLRLSTVGFLMYINPTLQFFIALFIFGEPLSHAQLASFALIWTALALYSWSSWRSRPMAVPVART